Below is a genomic region from Microbacterium sp. KUDC0406.
AACCCGATCTTCGGCGGTGAGAAGGTGCGCCGTTTCTTCATCGGCGTCCTCGAGAAGGCGACCGCAGACCCGTCGCAGCCGCTCGGTGCGGTGCTGCTCGACGTCAACGGCGAACCGGCGATCGCGCTCACCCACTCCGGTCGCACCGACGTGCTGATGCTGGAGTTCGACGCCGACGGCCGGATCCGGCGGCATCCGTCAGGTCTGCAATCCTGACAAGCTGCACTTCGTGCTCTGACGGCCACCCCGCGCGTAGCGCCGGAGGCCTGTCACATTCCGGTGCTCCGGCACGACATCCTGGTGAGGCACGGAGAAGGCCGAGATGAGGAGGTGCGCGATGCGGATCGCGATCGCAGGAGGCACGGGAACGGTCGGACGCCACATCGTGGCGGCAGCGCGGGAACGGGGACACGAGGCGGTCGTGCTTGCTCGGTCGACCGGTGCCGACGTGATCACGGGCGCCGGAGTGGACGATGCCCTCGCCGGAGCGGATGCCGTCATCGACGCGAGCAATGCCACCACGCTCTCCGCCACGAAGGCCAGGGCGTTCTTCGAGACTGCGACCCGCACCCTGCTGGCGGCGGAGCGGCGCACCGGGGTCGGCCATCATGTGGCGCTGTCGATCGTCGGTATCGACGCCATCGACGCGGCGTACTACGCCGGCAAGCTCGCCCAGGAGCGTGCCGTCGCCGCCGGGCCCGTGCCGTACACGATCGCCCGCGCCGCACAGTTCCACGAGTTCGCCGGACAGCTCCTCTCCGCGATGGGAGGACCTTTCGCTCTGATGCCGAAGACGCTGATGCGCCCGGTCGCCGCTCGCGAGGTGGGCGAGCATCTGGTCGCGGTCGCCGAGGCTCAGCCCGCCGGCCGGGCGACCGACCTCGTCGGGCCCCACGACGAGGTGCTCGCCGACCTCGCCCGTCGGCAACTCGCTCACGACGGAGTTCGCCGCCGAGTCCTCGAGGTGCGCCTGCCCGGACGATACGGTGCCGGACTGGCATCGGGGTCGCTTCGCGGCACGGGAACGCGGCTCGAGGGGCGCATCACGTTCGACGAGTGGCTGGAGAGCGAAGACCACCCGCATTGATCAGGATCGGAGAAGCGGATGTCGCGACGTTCCCGTAGCGTGCTTCTCAGTTGATCGGAGGATGCCATGACCGGGAAGACGAC
It encodes:
- a CDS encoding SDR family oxidoreductase — its product is MRIAIAGGTGTVGRHIVAAARERGHEAVVLARSTGADVITGAGVDDALAGADAVIDASNATTLSATKARAFFETATRTLLAAERRTGVGHHVALSIVGIDAIDAAYYAGKLAQERAVAAGPVPYTIARAAQFHEFAGQLLSAMGGPFALMPKTLMRPVAAREVGEHLVAVAEAQPAGRATDLVGPHDEVLADLARRQLAHDGVRRRVLEVRLPGRYGAGLASGSLRGTGTRLEGRITFDEWLESEDHPH